A segment of the Methanobrevibacter arboriphilus JCM 13429 = DSM 1125 genome:
AGAATTAATATAAATTCCTATAACATCATTGTGTACGGTATTATTATTAATAGCACATTTTTCAATTTTCACTAAATGTAATCCTACTTCTTTATTTTCACTAATAACATTATATTCAACCTGAGAATCTGCAGAATATGTGACTTTAATTCCATTTTTATTCTTCTTTAAAGTATTTCTTGTTATATTTAAACTATCAGAATTACTTGCGGAAATTCCTGTACCAGAATTATTTTCTATGGCATTATTTTTAATATTAGCTCGTTTAGAAGAGTCTAAATGGAAACCTTCTGCACCATTATTTTTAATACTATTTTCTTCTATAACAGTATTATTAGAACTTAAAATAAGGCCACCATATCCTTCATTATTCTCTACAGTATTGTTTTTAATCTTAATATTATTAGAAGAATAAACATAAAATCCATCAGACTTACTATTTTTTATACTATTACCCTCAATAGTAACATTATCCCCATGATTTATAGAAATACAATAATTACTATCATTTTCTAGAGAATTATTAGAAATAATAGAATTATTAACTCTTTGAAATCCAACACCATAAACAGAAGTATTAATCAAATTATTATCAGAAACATTAATATTATTAGATTCGCTTACATAAACACTAAGAGTAGTATTATTCAAATAATTGCCAACAATATTAACATATTCGCAACGATTAACATTAACCCCATAATTTGAATTATAACCACCATTAAAAACATTATCCAGAATATTAACACTCCGAGAATAACCTATCACAACACCATCAATACTTACATTAAAAGTATTATTAACAATGCTCAAATTATTAACATTGTCAGCAATAACACCCATAAAATAATCAACAAAATTAAAACCAACAACAGTAACATCATCAGATAAAACATTAAAAGCATAAGCAAAAGAACACTTGCCTTTAAGCACTACCCCATCATCACAAGTAAAAACAATGCTTTTATAAATATCCAAAACAATACCATCAAAAACACTACCAGAAACATTAGAAAAATGTAACTCTGTAATATTTAATGAATCATTATTAATTAAATTCTGAATATAATCACTATCACAACTACTATCAACACTATAAGACACAGCACTAATAGAAGATATCGAAGCAAACAATAATAGAGCAAATAAGATAATATTAATCATTAAATACCTTCTATCCATAATTTTATCCTCCAAAATTTTTTATTCATACTCATTAAAAACAAAGCAAACATTATCAAACTTTAATCCTCTTTAAAACATTATTCCCTCTAAATTTTGTAGATTTTGGTTTTTTAACAACAGATTTAATAGTATAATTACCAGACTTTGCATAAAGTTTCCATTTAACAGATATGCTCTTTTTAGGTTTTAATTTATTAACTTTCAAAATAGCTATTCTCTTTTTATGATTAAATCTGACTTTAACAGATTTAAAACCGTTACCTTTAATTTTTGGTTTAGAATACTTAACACCCTTAGGAATCTTATAATAAACCTTAAAAGTCGAAGTTCTGTGACCTTTCAACTTAAAATAACTCTTCAAACCAACATTATGCTTTTTAACAGAAAGATTATTATTCTGCTTCAAAAAAGACTTATAAACATAAATTCCACAGCTAGCAGTATTATCGCCACCACCAATTGCATAAATATGTTCACTAGAATGAACTAAAATAGTAATATATCCAAATTCAGTTAATTTATTCTTAAAAGTAGCTATACCTTTAGAATTAGTCATTACAGAACCAATATCAACTCCAGGATATATCAACTTATTAGTAACTTTAGTTAAAAAAAGCCCCATATTTTTAACAGGTTTATTATCTTTCCCAATTAACTTAACTTTGATTTTAGCTACTTTATTATAATAAGCATTGCATACATAAAACTTAAAAGACTTAATAACACTATGACTTGGGGGTTGTTCTGGAATCAGGGGATCATTAGCATTAACCTCTCCCAAAACCAAATTAATAGCTAAAACAATCAGGAAAAATATTAGTATCTTTTTAACTTCATTAATCATTCTAACACCTAAAAATAATTTTAAAATATATCATAAAAAGAAGTATCAAACATTAATTTTTACTAATAAAATTCATACCCCAACAGCTAATAAAGCAGGATCAGTACTATATCCAGTTTTAGCATTAATATAATAATCTCCAGTTTTGAGATTATTAGTTTTATTGTATACTGAGACAACCCAATAATGTTTTTTCCCAATACTAATTAATTTAGAAGTTTTACTTACTTTTTCACCTAAATTAAGATCATTGACTATATCTTTAGTTTTTAAAATAGCTTGTCCTTTTCTTATTAATATCGGTTCTGATTTATTTTGTGATTTATCATTGTTTTTCATATTTTTAGCTTTATTATTATTGCTGTTTACTTTATAATCATTTGTAATATTCTTCGATTTATTAATGTTCTTCGTAGAATTTCCAATATTTTCTTTAACATTATTATCATTAGTGTTTAATATAAAATAAACACTAATAACACCCACAATGAACAAAAATAATACTAATATAATTATTAAATTTTTATTTTTCATCATCATCTTCTCCTTTTTTAGCTAAATTTAACATATTTTTTATCTAGGGCTTGTTCTGGTGGCCAATAATAAGTTATAACATGACTATTTTTATCTAATGACTTATCTGTAAACCATGAAAAAACTTTATTTTTATACGACTTAGGGTTAAAACCTACTGGATTATTATCTGTTGCTTCTCCCTGTAACCATTTATTGTTAACATATGCTTGTACCCAAACATGCCCAGTTGTTTGAGTATGATCCTCATTTACCCATCCAATTTTTCTCTCATATCTAGCTGGAATGCCTATTGAACGAAGCAAAGCAATTGTTAAATGAGAAGAATCAACACAATTACCTTTATGCCATTTCTTTTTCTTTTTGTCATACATCCCACTAGCACCATAAAGTGTTTCACCATAATTACCATACTCAATTTTTTTCTGTACATTTGATAGTATTGCATCTGCTTGGGCTTTTTTAGTATTTTTACCTTTAATCCACTTTTTCGCTAACTTTTTAATAAACGAATCTTTCACATTGCAGCCATATGTTGAAGATAAATAAGGATTTGGAAGATATTTATATTTATAACTAATTTTAACTGTTTTAATCCTTTTAATAAACTTATTTCCATCTTTATAAGTCACATTAGACTGAATAGTATATTTATTAATTTTTTTCTTGTTACCGGGATTTAATTTACTAACAAATTGATATTTAACAGTTTTTTTCGTGTATTTAGTTTTTATTCTAAGTTTCTTATCAGGGAAACTATTGTAAGTTTTACTCATAGAAACTTTAACCCATTTCTTATTCTTATAAACTTCTTTAACACTAACAGGAGGTATATTAATGGTTTTTGCTTGAGGTAAAAATACATTAGATGTTTTTGTTGTAGTTGTTGAAATTTTAGGATTAACAGCTGAAGTAGCATTATTTAAAACAGGTTTAACCATATTTTTACTATCTAAAATGAATTTAATATTTTTAAAAGTAGAAAATGAAGCAAATTCATGAGTATAAGATAAAGTCGCTTTATATGTTATGTTTTTAGAAACTTCTAAAATAAGATTAAAAATGACTAATCCATCTTGATTAGAGAATTCCGTCATTAATTTACCATTAATCTCTAAAATAAATTTTTTGTTTGAAGGATAATTAGAAATAAGTGGTTTTTCATTATTAATAAGTAAATTTCCATTTGTTGTATAAATAACATTAGCTACATTATCGCCATAGAGTAGTTTCCCTTCAATAATTATATTAGATCCTGATTTTGCTGAAATAGGAGCTGAAATATCTATTTCAATAATTTTAGCAATATTATTAATAAAAAAAACACTTGATAGATTTAAAATACCTGAATTATATATTCCACTTCCATAATCTGCATTATTATTAGTAATGCCTCCACCTTTAATAGTTAAAGAATTAGTTGAATAGATAGCCCCAGCATTAGTGGCATTATTACCATCAAACTTAGAAGCAACAATGTTTAAAACACTTCCAGAATATATTACTCCACCATTAGTAGCAGTATTATTTTTAAACTGAGAGTAAGTAATATTTGACTGTCCTTGACCTAAATAAATACTACCTCCATTTTCAGCAGAATTACTAACGAATAAAGAAGAATCAATAGTCACAGAGCCATTAGCATAAATAACCCCACCATTAATTGCTTTATTATTAGTAAAATTAGAATATACAATATTAAGAGTGTTTATAGAGTATATTACCCCACTATCACCACCAGAAATAATATTATCAAAAACAGAACCAGAACCAACTAAAAAACCATTATTAAAGATCACACTTTCATTAGAATTAATATCTTTAAATAATGAATTACTGATTTTTAAAACACCATTATTATAAATAACGCCATTACTATGAATATTTGTGAAATTAGAATTAAATATGTTGAGTTTTCCATTATTATTAATAATATTAGAGTTATTAAAATTTTTAAATACAGAATTATTAATATTTACAATTCCACCATGGACATTAATGAGTTTTCCTTTGATAGTTGAGTTAAAAACAAAATTATCAATATTTACATTAGAATTATTAGTATAAAACAAGAAAGAATCATTTTCAAAAACAATACCCTCAAATACTGGATTTTTAAAACTTAAATCACCACCAATAACATAAAACAAGTTAGCTGTTGAATTAATCTCTTCAAAAATCAAATTAATAATATTCAAATCACTATTAACACTTTCAACAACACGCAAGTTTCCTTTAAGTTTTTTAAATCTACTATTTTCAATATTAAAACTTGAATTATTAGTATATAATAATGTTCCATTAGCTATATCCTGAAAAATAATATCATTAAAATATACTCCCCCATTAACATCATTAACAATGTTAACATCGATTAAAGTAATATTAGAGAATGTAACATTATTAAAATTTGAACTACTATGAGTATTAAAAATAACAGAACCATCAACAACAATATTTTCAAATATACAAGAATTCATATATAAATTACCATTATCAGTAAAAATAAGATTATTATTAGTAGTATCACTAACAAAATTAACCCTATTAAATTTCAACTCACTATTAGTTGAATAAATAAGATTATTAGCTTTCAAATCATTATTTATAAAATTAGAACTTGTTAAAATAAGTTTAGAATTATTTAAATATAAAACCAATCCATTTCTAATAGTTTTAAAAACAGTATTATTGACAGTTAAATTCCCATTAACAACATGAATAAGATCAATATCACTATTATTAAGGCTAATATTTTCAAATAAGCTATTTTCAATAGTTAAATCACTATTATTAACATAAAAAGTACTAATATTATCATTCACGAAATTTAAATTAAAAGCATTAATATTTCCACTATCAACACAAATAATAGAGCTTTTACCAATAATGTTACTAAATTCTGTATTATTAAAAATCAAATCAGTGTTAAAACCATGAATAATACCATTATTAGTTTTAATATCAATAAATAAACTATTATTAAACTTTAAATCACTTTTAAAAGAATTAATCACTTTTCCATCAATAAAACTAAACTTAGTATCATTAAATTCAACATAAGAATTATTTAAGCTAATTAAACCAATATCACTTGTACTATTTATAAAATCACATTTTAATAATTCTAATTTAGAATTAATGCTATTGATAGCTGTTCCGTTAATATTCGTGAAAACTAATTCTTTGAGGGTAACTATTGAGT
Coding sequences within it:
- a CDS encoding right-handed parallel beta-helix repeat-containing protein, with the translated sequence MDRRYLMINIILFALLLFASISSISAVSYSVDSSCDSDYIQNLINNDSLNITELHFSNVSGSVFDGIVLDIYKSIVFTCDDGVVLKGKCSFAYAFNVLSDDVTVVGFNFVDYFMGVIADNVNNLSIVNNTFNVSIDGVVIGYSRSVNILDNVFNGGYNSNYGVNVNRCEYVNIVGNYLNNTTLSVYVSESNNINVSDNNLINTSVYGVGFQRVNNSIISNNSLENDSNYCISINHGDNVTIEGNSIKNSKSDGFYVYSSNNIKIKNNTVENNEGYGGLILSSNNTVIEENSIKNNGAEGFHLDSSKRANIKNNAIENNSGTGISASNSDSLNITRNTLKKNKNGIKVTYSADSQVEYNVISENKEVGLHLVKIEKCAINNNTVHNDVIGIYINSINSSSLYRNVLKNNSEAGIYLFNSESLTCAENNVTNNNAGLYGDNLTNLNITNNYLQNNKKGGIYLLLAYNNMISNNNILNNDLHGLVIEQGIGNTITRNLFYNNKGNGIDIYGDNNKINYNIISSSGFYGIAIDGSKSNQVTYNNISNVYYGINVYSENNHITKNNIKKCHIGVYLHKGKNTVSNNMISSNSKYLGNSYGVYATGNNNKILNNKFSTNTTGIKIKGDKNTLFNNQISSKKEGISVEGHNNKIKSNKITSKSNGLKLIGNKNKITSNKFK